The Penaeus vannamei isolate JL-2024 chromosome 39, ASM4276789v1, whole genome shotgun sequence genome window below encodes:
- the LOC138859982 gene encoding cuticle protein 19-like codes for MKVLLLIVVASAAVARPQYGYSPPATYRPAPTYAPAPSYRPAPSYQQAPAKYDFEWGVRDSYSANHFGHNEDRDGYNTQGSYYVQLPDGRLQKVTYYVNGDSGYVAEVSYEGQAQYPAYHAAPSYSPAPTYTPAPVYG; via the exons ATGAAG GTTCTTCTGTTAATCGTCGTGGCATCTGCCGCCGTGGCCAGGCCTCAGTACGGCTACAGTCCCCCTGCCACCTACCGCCCTGCTCCAACCTATGCCCCCGCTCCCTCCTACAGGCCAGCTCCCTCTTATCAG cagGCCCCAGCCAAGTACGACTTCGAGTGGGGCGTCAGGGACTCCTACTCCGCCAACCACTTCGGCCACAACGAAGACCGCGACGGATACAACACCcaaggatcctactacgtgcagctccccgacggccgcctgcagaaggtcacctactaCGTCAACGGCGACTCAGGCTACGTAgccgaggtcagctacgaggggcAGGCCCAGTACCCAGCCTACCACGCCGCCCCCTCCTACAGTCCTG
- the LOC113825735 gene encoding cuticle protein 21, producing MKLSLVLALLAATALAAPDARPVVVSSSVWPPTAPRPHHAHAPYTPNLTHEASSSYASVPSSFVSAAGATAGSSSVAAPPPKRPVPALALAPVKRPKPYYVPARSYAYAPAKKSHDYGWAVGAGGSSYGHRESTDGYTTEGSYFVDLPDGRRQKVTYYVSGDSGYVAEVSYEGLPRYPAHRPAYYKPVAAYEPAAHAHVHAPEYLVSSAHLPSPFFG from the exons ATGAAG cTGAGCCTCGTCCTCGCCCTGCTTGCTGCGACCGCCCTGGCCGCCCCCGACGCCCGCCCCGtcgtcgtctcctcctccgtctggcCGCCCACAGCCCCGCGCCCGCACCACGCCCACGCGCCCTACACCCCGAACCTGACCCACGAAGCCTCTTCCTCTTACGCCTCGGTTCCCTCCAGCTTCGTCTCAGCTGCGGGTGCAACAGCTGGCTCCTCCTCCGTCGCCGCGCCGCCCCCGAAGCGCCCTGTGCCGGCCCTCGCCCTGGCGCCGGTGAAGAGGCCGAAGCCGTACTACGTCCCCGCTCGCTCCTACGCCTACGCGCCGGCGAAGAAG AGCCACGACTACGGGTGGGCGGTGGGCGCGGGCGGCAGCAGCTACGGCCACCGGGAGTCCACCGACGGCTACACGACCGAGGGCTCCTACTTCGTCGACCTCCCCGACGGGCGGCGCCAGAAGGTCACCTACTACGTCAGCGGCGACTCGggctacgtggccgaggtcagctacgaggggcTGCCGCGCTACCCCGCCCACAGACCCGCCTACTACAAGCCCGTCGCGGCGTACGAgccagccgcccacgcccacgttcACGCCCCCGAGTACCTGGTTTCCTCCGCCCATCTCCCGAGTCCCTTCTTCGGCTGA